A region from the Aegilops tauschii subsp. strangulata cultivar AL8/78 chromosome 5, Aet v6.0, whole genome shotgun sequence genome encodes:
- the LOC109759673 gene encoding uncharacterized protein produces the protein MDGNDQIRDPLLATVPKEETIPAAVQRASGWALFTACCGTLLSFAAGHAAAYAVGQYQVCSTQVGLRNYTRLAGFCTFRIIDRWIHPSYSSWLGVVFVWMHTPFVLRCVQWTDAQAAENSALWFGMLCCALLQAAAAALARHLPCRDRWVHRALAYLALVVTFVGHFMYAAAVRLLLAVDPGCIIARIFYTANIVIFAGGDLICFLGLLLGGDN, from the coding sequence ATGGACGGCAACGACCAGATCCGTGATCCGCTGCTTGCGACCGTGCCCAAGGAGGAGACCATCCCGGCTGCCGTCCAGCGGGCCAGTGGATGGGCGCTCTTCACTGCCTGCTGCGGCACCCTCCTCTCGTTCGCCGCGGGCCACGCGGCCGCCTACGCAGTCGGCCAGTACCAAGTCTGCTCCACCCAGGTCGGACTACGTAACTACACCCGCTTGGCTGGTTTCTGCACATTCCGAATTATCGATCGATGGATCCATCCATCATATTCAAGCTGGTTGGGTGTGGTGTTCGTCTGGATGCACACCCCGTTCGTCCTGCGGTGCGTCCAGTggacggacgcgcaggccgccgAGAACAGCGCCCTCTGGTTCGGGATGCTGTGCTGCGCCCTACTccaggcggccgcggcggcgctgGCGCGGCACCTCCCGTGCCGTGACCGCTGGGTCCACCGCGCCCTCGCCTACCTCGCGCTCGTCGTCACCTTCGTCGGGCACTTCATGtacgccgccgccgtccgcctcctcctcgccgtcgacccAGGATGCATCATCGCCAGGATCTTCTACACGGCAAACATCGTCATCTTCGCGGGGGGCGACCTCATCTGCTTCCTGGGCCTCCTCCTGGGAGGGGACAACTGA